A part of Marinobacter psychrophilus genomic DNA contains:
- a CDS encoding YybS family protein: protein MRALAQFVMRGPLQASVVAALTTAIPLLFWVGTAVVGLVILRLGIRQGLNVGLWALLPALGWSWFGQDPTALAVLLEVMLMTALLRVTSSWDKALCGGTFLAIVTGLVLPQFYPGLMDILVQTGVQFYEQYNAEVAQALGSNLESVIRQTMSASMAGTYLALAIGMTLLARGWQAALYNPGGLRTEFHELRLSPLFAVVFAVTMVAGPALGLNTVLLAWAAGTPLFLAGLALIHGVVARKKLNRQWLVMFYIALVLLGPSLMILLVVLAFVDSWLNIRGRINPPGPVV from the coding sequence ATGCGTGCACTGGCACAATTTGTAATGCGCGGTCCCCTGCAGGCTAGCGTGGTAGCGGCTTTAACGACGGCTATACCTCTGCTTTTCTGGGTTGGCACAGCGGTTGTCGGGCTGGTTATATTACGGCTTGGCATTCGTCAAGGGCTGAACGTTGGCCTTTGGGCATTGCTGCCGGCACTGGGCTGGAGTTGGTTTGGGCAAGACCCTACCGCTTTGGCCGTGTTGCTGGAAGTGATGCTGATGACAGCTCTGTTGCGGGTGACTTCGTCGTGGGACAAAGCTCTGTGCGGCGGTACTTTTCTGGCGATTGTGACTGGATTGGTATTACCGCAGTTTTACCCTGGCCTGATGGACATTCTGGTGCAAACCGGAGTTCAGTTTTACGAGCAATACAACGCTGAGGTTGCGCAGGCGCTGGGTAGCAACCTGGAATCTGTGATTCGGCAAACCATGAGCGCCAGTATGGCGGGTACTTATCTGGCTTTGGCCATAGGTATGACTCTGCTGGCTCGTGGTTGGCAGGCAGCACTGTACAACCCTGGCGGTTTGCGCACAGAGTTTCACGAGCTGCGCCTGTCGCCGTTATTTGCGGTTGTGTTTGCTGTCACCATGGTGGCTGGTCCCGCGTTGGGGTTGAACACTGTGCTGCTGGCCTGGGCTGCGGGAACTCCGCTGTTCCTGGCCGGGCTGGCACTGATTCATGGTGTTGTAGCGCGTAAGAAACTGAACCGCCAATGGTTGGTGATGTTTTATATTGCGTTGGTGTTGCTGGGCCCAAGCCTGATGATTCTGTTAGTAGTTCTGGCTTTTGTGGATAGTTGGCTGAATATTCGGGGGCGAATCAATCCTCCCGGACCGGTCGTATAA
- the alr gene encoding alanine racemase, whose amino-acid sequence MPRGSFALIDSKALQHNYQVACQRSGQSSAMAVIKADGYGHGIAGVARALAAVAPKFAVACIEEAIAIRNAGVGQQPVALLEGVHSEQDLATCIENNFEPALHCDDQLQWLVRAPAAPRIWLKVNTGMNRLGFHTEELAQVMATLAQHQLASKVIGFVTHFACADDERSTMTQQQTERFEKATAPWPELQRSVANSAALFRPGQKLFGWSRPGIMLYGASPIVGTSAAELGLKSVMTLQAPLISTRLLQPGDSVGYGADWVASKPTRMGIVALGYGDGYPRHAGTGTPAAIHGQRIQLIGRVSMDMLAVDLSTAPAALNGDPVELWGATVPVDEVAGHAATIGYELLTSVTARVPRRWC is encoded by the coding sequence ATGCCAAGGGGCTCCTTTGCGCTTATAGACTCAAAAGCGCTGCAGCATAACTACCAGGTGGCCTGCCAGCGTTCTGGGCAGTCCAGTGCCATGGCGGTGATTAAAGCCGATGGCTACGGCCACGGTATTGCGGGAGTTGCGCGTGCCTTGGCTGCGGTGGCGCCCAAATTTGCGGTGGCGTGTATTGAAGAGGCCATTGCCATTCGTAATGCTGGCGTAGGTCAGCAGCCTGTGGCGTTGCTGGAGGGGGTTCACAGCGAGCAGGATCTGGCGACTTGCATAGAGAACAACTTCGAGCCGGCGCTGCACTGCGACGACCAGTTGCAGTGGCTTGTGCGAGCGCCAGCTGCTCCGCGCATCTGGCTGAAAGTAAATACCGGGATGAACCGCCTGGGCTTTCATACCGAGGAGCTGGCTCAGGTTATGGCGACGCTTGCGCAGCACCAGCTGGCGTCAAAGGTGATTGGTTTTGTGACCCACTTTGCCTGTGCCGATGACGAACGCAGCACCATGACACAGCAGCAGACCGAGCGTTTCGAGAAGGCGACCGCGCCTTGGCCCGAGTTGCAGCGTAGCGTCGCCAATTCGGCGGCGTTGTTCAGGCCGGGCCAAAAGCTGTTTGGCTGGAGCCGCCCCGGCATCATGCTGTATGGCGCATCGCCCATTGTCGGTACGTCGGCTGCGGAGCTGGGTTTGAAGTCAGTAATGACTTTACAGGCACCGCTGATCAGTACCCGCCTGTTGCAGCCCGGCGACAGCGTGGGTTACGGCGCAGACTGGGTGGCGTCCAAACCGACACGCATGGGCATTGTCGCCTTGGGCTACGGCGACGGTTACCCTCGCCATGCGGGCACGGGTACCCCTGCTGCTATCCATGGCCAGCGCATACAGCTTATCGGCCGGGTGTCGATGGACATGTTGGCGGTAGATCTGAGCACGGCTCCTGCAGCCCTCAATGGCGACCCGGTAGAACTGTGGGGCGCAACGGTGCCGGTGGATGAGGTGGCCGGCCACGCCGCTACGATTGGTTATGAGTTGCTGACGAGCGTTACAGCCCGGGTACCTCGGCGCTGGTGCTAA
- the fabB gene encoding beta-ketoacyl-ACP synthase I, with protein MRRVVVTGMGIISCLGNSLDEVTSSLKTGKSGIRFSETYKELGFRSQICGAPDVDTSVIDRKARRFMADSAMYSYLSMQQAIAQAGLTDDMVSNDRTGLIAGSGGASCSSQGEAVDILRAKGVKRIGPYMVPRIMASTVSACLATAFKIRGVNFSISSACATSAHCIGQAMEQIQLGKQDIVFAGGGEEEDWSLTMMFDAMGALSTKYNDAPETASRPFDSKRDGFVIAGGGGMLVLEELEHARKRGANIIAELTGYGATSDGYDMVAPSGEGAQRCMKQAMATMHGRVDYINAHGTSTPVGDAAEMGAVRNTFVDKVPPISSTKSLSGHSLGAAGVQEAIYSLLMMQNGFIAGTANLNELDAAIGDLPIVGPAGQEATLNAVMSNSFGFGGTNASLIFERL; from the coding sequence ATGAGACGTGTCGTCGTCACTGGAATGGGAATTATTTCCTGCTTGGGCAATAGCCTGGACGAGGTTACTAGCAGCCTAAAAACCGGAAAATCCGGCATCCGCTTTAGTGAAACCTACAAGGAACTGGGGTTCCGCAGCCAGATTTGCGGCGCACCGGATGTCGACACCTCTGTTATTGATCGGAAAGCACGTCGTTTTATGGCTGACTCAGCCATGTACAGCTATTTGTCGATGCAGCAGGCCATTGCCCAAGCCGGTTTGACCGACGACATGGTGTCAAACGATCGCACCGGGCTAATTGCCGGCTCTGGTGGCGCATCTTGCTCAAGCCAAGGGGAAGCCGTTGATATTCTGCGCGCAAAAGGCGTAAAGCGCATTGGGCCTTATATGGTACCGCGCATTATGGCCAGCACTGTCTCTGCGTGCCTGGCAACCGCCTTCAAGATTCGCGGCGTGAACTTTTCCATATCGTCGGCCTGCGCCACCAGCGCACACTGTATTGGCCAAGCTATGGAACAAATCCAGCTGGGCAAGCAAGACATTGTCTTTGCCGGCGGCGGTGAAGAAGAAGACTGGAGCCTGACCATGATGTTTGACGCCATGGGTGCCCTGTCTACCAAATACAACGACGCACCGGAAACGGCGTCGCGGCCGTTTGATAGCAAGCGTGACGGTTTTGTGATTGCCGGTGGCGGCGGCATGCTGGTACTGGAAGAACTGGAGCACGCCCGCAAGCGCGGCGCCAACATTATTGCCGAGCTGACCGGCTACGGTGCCACTTCAGACGGTTATGACATGGTTGCGCCATCCGGTGAGGGCGCCCAGCGTTGCATGAAGCAAGCCATGGCGACCATGCATGGCAGAGTTGATTATATCAACGCCCACGGCACCAGCACCCCGGTTGGCGACGCTGCGGAGATGGGTGCTGTTCGCAACACCTTCGTTGACAAAGTACCGCCAATTTCCTCTACCAAGTCACTGTCTGGGCACTCGCTGGGCGCCGCCGGTGTACAGGAAGCTATTTACTCGTTACTGATGATGCAAAACGGCTTTATCGCCGGAACCGCAAATCTGAACGAGTTGGATGCGGCCATTGGTGACCTGCCTATTGTGGGGCCGGCGGGCCAAGAAGCCACCCTTAACGCGGTGATGTCCAACAGCTTTGGCTTTGGCGGCACCAATGCATCACTGATATTCGAGCGCCTTTAG
- the fnr gene encoding fumarate/nitrate reduction transcriptional regulator Fnr — protein MNQAIRLHQVASQLRATCNKCSLSNLCLPLALEENELERLEDIVLQGKIFNRGEHIFDQSTPFKSCFAVRSGSVKTSIITEGGDEQVTGFFMPGELIGLDSMATDNYACTAKVLERTSVCEFPVEKLEQLTRKLPELQHHMYHLMSQEIQNSHQLAMLLSKNTAEERIAALLLSLSSRFQRRRMSPTNFSLPMARNDIANFLGLAVETVSRVFTRFQNQGIIKARGREVELLDVEALQLVTRDFARQGCR, from the coding sequence ATGAACCAAGCAATTCGACTCCATCAGGTTGCTTCACAGCTCAGGGCTACATGTAACAAGTGTAGTTTGAGCAATCTTTGCCTGCCCCTTGCACTGGAAGAGAATGAGTTGGAGCGCCTTGAAGACATTGTTCTGCAGGGCAAAATCTTCAATCGGGGCGAACATATTTTTGACCAAAGCACGCCTTTTAAATCGTGCTTTGCGGTGCGTAGCGGGTCGGTAAAAACCTCGATTATTACCGAAGGCGGAGATGAACAGGTTACCGGTTTCTTCATGCCTGGCGAGCTGATTGGGCTCGACAGCATGGCAACCGACAACTACGCCTGCACCGCCAAGGTACTTGAGCGCACCAGCGTATGCGAATTTCCAGTCGAAAAACTGGAGCAATTGACGCGTAAGTTGCCTGAGCTTCAGCACCATATGTACCACCTGATGAGCCAGGAGATACAAAACAGTCACCAGCTAGCCATGCTGCTGAGTAAGAACACCGCGGAGGAGCGTATTGCAGCTCTGTTGTTGTCGCTGTCCAGCCGCTTTCAGCGCAGACGCATGTCACCCACTAATTTCAGTCTGCCGATGGCACGCAATGATATCGCGAACTTTTTGGGCCTTGCGGTAGAAACGGTTAGTCGGGTATTCACCCGCTTCCAGAATCAGGGCATCATCAAAGCTCGCGGCCGTGAAGTCGAACTGCTAGATGTAGAAGCCCTGCAACTGGTCACCCGCGATTTTGCTCGCCAGGGTTGTCGCTAA
- a CDS encoding SDR family oxidoreductase — protein MHVLVVHDYGPLGRVLLEQLRATSLQVSPLLVSNTASVDLAALESWVPADTDLIVNALWLADPESAQEHPDDVKRSALSLPLALGEFARDRNIAMLQLSTCYIFDGRKQTAYIASNPGQPVNQLGAWQWECEQGLRGLLTRHIILRTGWSLGRFIRKVQASTAAGTRLSLPGRCVGQPLAVTDLARVMRAIIQQLDCGAEVWGTYQYAGSEGISLYELGLAIAGLPGIPEDLHLVDEVSGWGQLEPVNTRLVCTKIRNTFGIKQVPWRVGLTDELTLIKGPDSVKPTSP, from the coding sequence GTGCATGTTCTGGTAGTTCATGATTACGGCCCCTTGGGTCGAGTATTGCTGGAGCAGCTGCGCGCCACCTCTTTGCAGGTCAGCCCTTTGCTGGTGAGTAACACGGCCAGCGTGGATCTGGCGGCTCTGGAAAGCTGGGTTCCTGCGGATACGGACTTGATTGTCAATGCGCTTTGGCTAGCCGATCCGGAATCCGCCCAAGAACACCCCGATGACGTCAAGCGCTCAGCTTTGTCATTGCCTTTGGCGCTCGGCGAGTTTGCCCGCGATCGCAATATCGCGATGCTGCAATTGTCCACTTGCTATATTTTTGATGGCCGCAAACAGACAGCTTACATTGCTTCGAACCCCGGGCAGCCGGTGAACCAGCTAGGTGCTTGGCAGTGGGAGTGCGAGCAGGGCCTGCGCGGTTTGTTAACCCGCCACATTATTTTGCGAACAGGATGGAGCTTGGGGCGCTTTATACGGAAAGTTCAGGCTAGCACAGCCGCTGGCACCCGCTTGTCGTTGCCTGGCCGTTGCGTTGGTCAACCCTTGGCAGTCACTGACTTGGCACGGGTGATGCGGGCTATTATCCAGCAGCTCGATTGCGGGGCTGAAGTGTGGGGCACCTATCAGTACGCCGGTTCTGAGGGCATCAGCTTGTATGAGCTGGGTTTGGCCATCGCCGGCTTGCCGGGTATTCCCGAGGATTTGCATCTGGTGGATGAAGTGAGCGGATGGGGTCAGCTGGAACCGGTGAACACACGTTTGGTGTGTACAAAAATCCGTAACACTTTTGGTATCAAGCAAGTCCCATGGCGTGTAGGGCTGACAGATGAACTGACTTTGATAAAAGGGCCAGACTCAGTCAAACCAACCAGCCCATAG
- the rpsF gene encoding 30S ribosomal protein S6: MRHYEVVFMVHPDQSEQVPAMIERYTSLITEDGGQVDRLEDWGRRHLAYPINKIHKAHYVLMNIQCSQTAMDELTHNFRFNDAIMRELILRRDEAVTDMSPMKSAESREDRRPSGDDRPRRTTESDESQKVDDTDEEE; encoded by the coding sequence ATGCGTCACTACGAAGTTGTATTTATGGTACACCCGGATCAAAGCGAGCAAGTGCCCGCGATGATCGAGCGTTATACCAGCCTCATCACTGAAGATGGTGGCCAGGTAGATCGCTTGGAAGATTGGGGCCGTCGTCACCTGGCATACCCGATCAACAAGATTCACAAAGCTCATTACGTGTTGATGAACATTCAATGTTCGCAGACCGCGATGGACGAGCTGACACATAACTTCCGCTTCAACGATGCCATCATGCGCGAGCTGATCCTGCGTCGTGATGAAGCTGTTACCGATATGTCTCCGATGAAATCGGCAGAGTCTCGCGAAGACCGCCGCCCAAGTGGAGATGATCGTCCGCGCCGTACAACTGAATCTGACGAAAGCCAGAAAGTTGACGACACAGACGAAGAAGAGTAA
- the dnaB gene encoding replicative DNA helicase, whose translation MAKPNLKSANSDPETSRIKVPPHSLEAEQAVLGGLMLDNRRFDEISEMISAVDFYRQDHRLIFGAVERLASENEPLDVVTLAEFLERAGDIEHAGGLSYLAELAEKTPGAANIRAYADIVRERSILRQLVEASGKISDSAFNPLGRNSSEILDEAERTVFQIAEARVKEGSGPKGINPILTQTLSRIEELFESGEQTTGLTTGFRDLDERTSGMQPSDLIIVAGRPSMGKTTLAMNIVENALISSGLPVLVFSMEMPADALAMRMLSSLGRIDQTKVRNGKLEEDDWPRLTSAVSLLKDKPLYIDDTPGLSPTELRSRARRIARENGGKIGLIMVDYLQLMRVPGNTEGRTAEISEISRSLKGIAKELSCPVVALSQLNRSLEQRPNKRPINSDLRESGAIEQDADVIMFVYRDEVYNEDTPDKGVAEIIIGKQRNGPIGTIRLAFIGKYTKFEDLAHGNYSEYGDDY comes from the coding sequence ATGGCAAAGCCGAATCTTAAGTCCGCAAACAGCGATCCAGAAACCAGTCGAATTAAAGTGCCGCCGCATTCTTTGGAAGCGGAGCAGGCCGTGCTGGGTGGGCTAATGCTGGACAATCGCCGCTTTGATGAAATCTCCGAGATGATTTCGGCGGTGGATTTTTATCGCCAAGACCATCGGCTGATTTTTGGTGCGGTGGAACGCCTGGCCAGTGAAAACGAGCCGCTAGACGTTGTTACTCTGGCCGAATTTCTGGAGCGGGCTGGGGATATCGAACACGCTGGTGGTCTGTCGTATTTGGCTGAGCTGGCCGAAAAGACCCCCGGTGCAGCGAACATCCGTGCCTACGCTGATATTGTTCGCGAACGTTCTATTTTGCGCCAGTTGGTGGAAGCATCGGGTAAAATTTCTGATTCGGCATTCAACCCACTAGGTCGTAACAGCAGTGAAATTTTGGACGAGGCCGAACGCACGGTGTTCCAGATTGCCGAAGCGCGGGTTAAAGAAGGTTCTGGCCCCAAGGGCATTAATCCGATCCTTACGCAAACCCTGAGCCGCATTGAAGAGCTGTTCGAATCTGGCGAACAGACCACCGGCTTGACCACGGGTTTTCGTGATTTGGATGAGCGCACTTCGGGTATGCAGCCCTCAGACCTGATTATTGTTGCCGGACGGCCGTCCATGGGTAAAACCACGCTCGCCATGAACATCGTCGAAAACGCCTTAATTTCAAGTGGCCTGCCCGTGCTGGTGTTCAGCATGGAGATGCCAGCGGACGCCTTGGCCATGCGTATGCTGTCATCGCTTGGGCGCATTGATCAAACCAAGGTGCGTAATGGCAAGCTTGAAGAAGATGACTGGCCCAGGTTGACCTCGGCGGTGAGCCTGCTGAAGGACAAACCGCTTTATATTGACGACACCCCCGGCCTAAGCCCAACCGAGCTGCGCTCGCGGGCACGGCGCATTGCGCGGGAGAATGGCGGCAAAATCGGGTTGATCATGGTGGATTACCTGCAGCTGATGCGGGTGCCCGGAAACACCGAAGGCCGCACCGCGGAAATCTCCGAAATTTCCCGTTCACTCAAAGGCATCGCTAAAGAGCTGAGTTGCCCGGTTGTTGCGCTGTCGCAGCTCAACCGCAGCCTGGAACAACGCCCCAACAAGCGGCCTATTAACTCGGATTTACGTGAATCCGGGGCTATCGAGCAAGATGCAGACGTCATTATGTTTGTCTATCGTGATGAGGTTTATAACGAAGACACTCCAGATAAAGGTGTGGCTGAAATTATCATCGGCAAGCAGCGGAACGGCCCCATTGGTACGATACGTTTGGCGTTTATTGGCAAGTACACCAAGTTTGAAGATCTTGCCCACGGTAATTATAGCGAGTATGGAGACGACTACTGA
- the rlmB gene encoding 23S rRNA (guanosine(2251)-2'-O)-methyltransferase RlmB — protein sequence MAEQFVFGWHAVEAVLKREPERLLQVWIQTGRQDKRVKSTTELLDTLGVSWEIVHRKLLDSRVGGVHQGIVASVSESREWSEDDLLALLANSEKPPFLLILDGVTDPHNLGACMRTADAVGVQAVIVPKDKSATLTPVARKVACGAAETVPFVRVTNLARLLRTLQEQGVWLVGTAGEATVTLHQTDLTGPLALVMGAEGKGMRRLTREHCDQLINIPMVGDVESLNVSVASGVCLYEALRQRSAKG from the coding sequence GTGGCAGAGCAATTTGTATTTGGCTGGCATGCCGTTGAAGCCGTCTTAAAGCGTGAGCCCGAGCGGCTGCTACAAGTGTGGATTCAAACTGGCCGCCAGGATAAACGGGTAAAAAGCACCACCGAACTGCTGGATACCCTGGGTGTATCTTGGGAGATTGTGCATCGCAAACTGCTGGATAGCCGCGTTGGCGGTGTCCATCAAGGTATTGTTGCGTCGGTCAGCGAAAGCCGGGAATGGAGTGAAGACGACTTGCTGGCGCTGCTGGCAAACTCTGAAAAGCCGCCGTTTCTGTTGATTCTGGACGGTGTCACCGACCCCCATAACTTGGGCGCGTGTATGCGCACCGCCGATGCAGTCGGCGTGCAGGCGGTGATTGTTCCGAAAGATAAATCCGCCACGTTAACGCCGGTTGCCCGCAAGGTTGCCTGCGGCGCGGCGGAAACCGTACCTTTTGTACGTGTTACCAATCTGGCACGCCTGCTGCGCACCTTGCAAGAGCAGGGCGTTTGGTTGGTCGGCACCGCGGGTGAAGCCACTGTCACCTTGCATCAGACCGACCTGACAGGCCCGCTGGCGCTGGTGATGGGCGCCGAAGGCAAGGGTATGCGGCGGTTGACCCGTGAGCATTGTGACCAATTGATCAACATACCGATGGTGGGCGACGTTGAAAGTTTGAACGTGTCTGTTGCCAGTGGTGTGTGTCTTTATGAGGCCCTGCGCCAGCGTTCTGCTAAGGGCTAG
- the rpsR gene encoding 30S ribosomal protein S18 produces MARFFRRRKFCRFTAEGVKEIDYKDLDTLKGYVTETGKIVPSRITGTKARYQRQLATAIKRARFLALLPYSDSHDN; encoded by the coding sequence ATGGCTCGTTTTTTCAGACGTCGCAAGTTCTGCCGGTTTACGGCAGAAGGTGTTAAAGAGATCGATTACAAGGATCTGGACACCCTGAAAGGTTATGTCACTGAAACAGGCAAAATCGTGCCTAGTCGCATTACTGGCACCAAAGCACGTTATCAGCGTCAGCTGGCCACCGCTATTAAGCGCGCCCGCTTCCTGGCCCTGCTGCCGTATTCGGACAGCCACGATAACTAA
- the rnr gene encoding ribonuclease R, with product MVSSKKTSNDPHAKREAQNYDNPIQSREFILAHLKDRGAPATHETLCEELGQSSEESIEALRRRLIAMCRDGQLICNRRNAFLPIEEADLVSGRVIGHKDGFGFLTPDGDGTDLFLTARQMRQVFHGDRVVARVDKVDDRGRREGVIVEVLEHRTTQTVGRFFKESGIMFVVPENARINHEVLIPDEMAGAARHGQYVVVDIIRQPTPRSQPTGRVTEVLGEHMAPGMEIDVAIRAYDIPYSWPDAVGAQTAAISEQVTDADKRNRVCIRELPLVTIDGADARDFDDAIYCEPRPRGGYRLLVAIADVSHYVRPGSALDDEALNRGTSVYFPDHVVPMLPEKLSNGLCSLNPEVDRLCMVADMTISAAGNISSYTFYQAVMNSHARLTYNKVSDILEHAESPRGIELSNQYSAVLPELHNLYGLYKLLRKARTERGAIDFETTETRIVFDAERKIEEIVPVHRNDAHKIVEECMLATNVATARFLKKHKMPALYRVHDGPSEERLGSLRLFLGELGLQLGGGDKPTSADYQKLLGSIGERPDAQVIQTVMLRSLSQAVYSPEEAGHFGLGYSSYAHFTSPIRRYPDLIVHRAIKACIHADQPTKDVIAPDQVDAELAKYPYDYARMEKFGEHASMAERRADDATRDVMAWLKCEFLSDHVGEEYDGVIAAVVGFGFFVELADIYIEGLVHVSTLNGDYFQHDHAKHRLIGERTAISFRLGDEVRVKVMRVGMEDRKIDLELVSTPKRRQADRDALGVNRGGGRDGVKSDKGGKKDVKAKGERSKRGSKSDKPSASRGSKSAGPKPGRAKPAAGSARDQLAADAARAAGGKASASDGDASGGELRKPRKRRPKS from the coding sequence ATGGTTTCCAGTAAGAAGACCTCCAACGACCCCCACGCCAAACGTGAGGCCCAGAATTACGACAACCCGATTCAGAGCCGCGAGTTCATTCTTGCGCACCTGAAGGACCGGGGCGCGCCGGCCACACACGAAACCCTTTGCGAAGAACTGGGGCAGTCGTCCGAAGAGAGCATTGAAGCCCTGCGCCGCCGCCTGATTGCGATGTGTCGCGACGGCCAGCTTATTTGCAACCGCCGCAACGCTTTTTTGCCGATTGAAGAAGCCGACCTGGTAAGCGGCCGGGTGATTGGCCATAAAGATGGCTTCGGGTTTTTAACACCTGATGGCGATGGCACGGACCTGTTTTTGACCGCGCGCCAGATGCGCCAGGTGTTTCACGGCGACCGTGTGGTTGCCCGCGTTGACAAAGTAGACGATCGTGGCCGCCGTGAGGGCGTGATTGTCGAGGTGTTGGAGCATCGCACCACGCAAACCGTCGGCCGTTTCTTTAAAGAAAGCGGTATTATGTTTGTGGTGCCTGAAAACGCTCGCATCAACCACGAAGTATTGATACCGGATGAGATGGCCGGTGCGGCACGTCATGGCCAGTACGTGGTGGTCGACATCATTCGCCAGCCCACTCCGCGCAGCCAGCCCACCGGGCGCGTCACCGAAGTGCTGGGTGAACACATGGCTCCAGGTATGGAAATTGACGTGGCGATTCGTGCCTACGACATTCCCTATTCGTGGCCAGATGCGGTAGGTGCGCAAACAGCGGCCATTTCCGAACAGGTCACCGATGCTGACAAGCGCAACCGCGTGTGCATTCGCGAGTTGCCGCTGGTAACCATTGACGGTGCAGACGCGCGGGATTTCGACGATGCCATTTATTGCGAGCCGCGGCCGCGCGGTGGTTACCGCTTGCTGGTTGCTATTGCCGATGTGTCTCACTATGTGCGCCCGGGCTCAGCGCTGGATGACGAAGCGCTGAATCGCGGCACCTCAGTGTATTTCCCAGACCACGTAGTGCCCATGCTGCCGGAAAAGCTGTCCAACGGTTTGTGTTCATTGAACCCGGAAGTGGATCGCCTGTGCATGGTGGCAGATATGACGATCAGCGCTGCCGGCAACATCAGTAGCTACACCTTCTATCAGGCGGTAATGAACAGCCACGCGCGGCTGACTTATAACAAGGTCAGCGATATTCTGGAACACGCCGAATCCCCTCGCGGTATCGAGCTGAGTAACCAGTATTCCGCCGTGTTGCCCGAGCTGCACAATCTATATGGCCTGTATAAACTGCTGCGCAAAGCGCGTACAGAGCGTGGTGCCATTGATTTTGAAACCACCGAAACCCGCATTGTATTTGATGCCGAGCGCAAGATTGAAGAGATCGTGCCAGTGCACCGCAACGACGCCCACAAAATTGTGGAAGAATGCATGCTGGCGACCAACGTGGCTACCGCGCGCTTCCTGAAAAAACACAAAATGCCGGCGCTGTATCGGGTGCATGACGGCCCATCGGAAGAACGACTTGGTTCCCTGCGGCTGTTCTTGGGCGAGCTAGGCTTGCAGCTTGGTGGCGGAGACAAGCCTACGTCGGCTGATTACCAGAAACTGCTGGGCTCTATCGGTGAGCGGCCTGATGCTCAAGTGATTCAGACTGTCATGTTGCGCTCCCTGAGCCAGGCAGTTTACAGCCCTGAGGAAGCCGGCCACTTTGGCCTGGGGTATTCGAGCTACGCACACTTTACTTCGCCGATTCGGCGATATCCGGATCTGATCGTGCATCGGGCAATTAAAGCCTGCATTCACGCAGATCAGCCAACGAAAGACGTGATTGCGCCAGACCAGGTAGACGCGGAACTGGCGAAGTATCCGTACGATTACGCCCGTATGGAGAAGTTCGGTGAACATGCGTCGATGGCCGAACGCCGCGCTGACGATGCCACCCGCGACGTAATGGCTTGGTTGAAGTGCGAGTTCCTTAGTGACCACGTCGGCGAGGAATACGACGGCGTCATTGCGGCTGTTGTCGGTTTTGGGTTCTTTGTAGAGCTTGCCGACATCTATATCGAAGGCCTGGTGCACGTGTCGACGTTGAATGGCGACTACTTCCAGCACGATCACGCCAAGCATCGGTTGATTGGTGAGCGCACGGCCATCAGCTTCCGCCTCGGTGATGAAGTGCGTGTCAAAGTGATGCGTGTGGGTATGGAAGATCGCAAAATTGACCTGGAACTGGTGAGCACGCCAAAGCGTCGCCAGGCCGACCGCGATGCGCTTGGAGTGAACCGCGGCGGCGGTCGCGATGGAGTTAAGAGTGACAAAGGTGGCAAAAAAGACGTTAAAGCGAAAGGCGAGCGCAGTAAGCGCGGTAGCAAGTCTGATAAACCATCTGCAAGCCGCGGTTCTAAATCCGCAGGCCCGAAACCGGGTCGTGCCAAGCCGGCCGCCGGCTCCGCGCGTGATCAACTGGCTGCCGATGCGGCTCGTGCTGCTGGTGGCAAAGCCTCGGCAAGCGACGGCGATGCCAGTGGCGGCGAATTGCGCAAGCCGCGCAAGCGCAGACCCAAGAGCTAG
- the rplI gene encoding 50S ribosomal protein L9, with protein MEVILLDKVANLGILGDKVNVKSGYGRNFLLPYGKAVPATEANLNAFEERRAELEKAAAEKLAVAQARAEKLEGASFTISSKAGDEGKLFGSIGVRDVADAITASGTDVEKSEVLLPEGPLRAVGEYEVALKLHSDVHITVKLAVVAE; from the coding sequence ATGGAAGTTATTCTGCTCGATAAAGTTGCAAACCTGGGTATCCTGGGTGACAAGGTTAACGTGAAATCCGGTTACGGCCGTAACTTCCTGTTGCCTTATGGCAAAGCGGTTCCGGCCACTGAAGCCAACTTGAACGCGTTTGAAGAGCGTCGTGCCGAGCTTGAAAAAGCCGCAGCCGAAAAACTGGCTGTTGCTCAAGCCCGCGCCGAAAAGCTCGAAGGCGCATCTTTCACTATCAGCTCTAAAGCGGGTGATGAAGGTAAGTTGTTTGGTTCTATTGGTGTGCGCGACGTGGCTGATGCCATCACCGCTTCCGGTACCGATGTAGAAAAGAGCGAAGTGCTGCTGCCAGAAGGCCCGCTGCGGGCTGTTGGCGAGTACGAAGTTGCGCTCAAGCTGCACAGTGATGTTCACATAACCGTTAAGCTGGCGGTTGTTGCCGAGTAA